CGTCATACGCGCACCTGCGACCGGCGGGGGCAAAAGGGTACCCTGTCCCGCCGAGACCTGCGCGACCCGGTCCCCGACCGGTGATCCCTCCGATCGTCGACATCCTTATTCGCCGACGGCGCCTACCTCGGGTATGGCAGACCGTACCGACCCGCGGACGACGATGGCGACCGATCGCTTCCCCCGGACCCCGGGCGTCCTGCTGGTCGGCCTCCTCGTCGTGCTGTTCGTGCTGTACGTCGTCCTCGTCGGCTGACCCAGCCACTGACGCCGCTCACTCCTCGTCGTCGGGGTCGTACGGGTGGGCGATATCCGACTTCGGCGCGCCGGTCCCCAGCACACGAACGGACTCCTCGGCGTCTTCGGGATTGTACGCGCGGTGGGGGCTCTCCGGTTCGGCGACGAACACCTCGCTTTCCTCGACGACGAACTCCGCCTCCGGCGTCTCGACGTGCAGCGTCCCCGAAATCACGTAGAAGGCCTCCTCGCGGCTGTCGTGGTAGTGGTACACCCGGGGGAGTTGCTCGCCGGGCGCCATCTCGTAGGTCGCGAGGTGCAGCGCCGCCAGTTCCGCCGCGTCGGAGATCTCGCGGCGGTCGCAGGGGTAGTCCGGCGTCGAATCGAGGTCGTCGGGGTCGACGTGGTGGTAGCCCATGGTCGTCGATGGGGCGCCGGCGCTGATAAAGTCGGGCGGGGTGAGGCGGCCCGCTACCCCATCACTTGCAGGATGACGCCGACGGTCCCCAGCGAGGCGAGCGTGGTCGCGAAGACGTTGAGCGAGGCCAACTGGGCGTCGCCGCCCAACTCCGTCGCGTAGACGTACGTCGAAACCGCGGAGGGCATCCCGAGCATGACGACGACGGCGGTCGCGGCGGTGGCGTCGACGGCCAGCAGGGTGAACACCACCCAGGCGACGGCGGGCATCAGGCCGATCTTCGTCGCGACGACCGTGCCCGTCAGCCCGTAGTCCACGTCGGCGTCGACGACTTCGAGCGAAGCGCCGACACACAGCAGCGCGACGGGCAAGGCCAGTTCGGAGACGGCACCGAGCCCGGTCGCCGCAATGGTGGGGACCCCGAAGCCGGCCGTCGAAACGGCGAGGCCGGCGACGAGCGCGATCAGAACGGGGTTGGTGACGACGCCGCGGAGTTCGTCGGCGACCGCGGCGTCGGCGTCGTTGATGGCGATCAGCGAGCCCACGGTGAGCGGCGTCTGGACGAGCACGCCGATGCCGAGGACGACCGCGGCGGTCCCGCTCGCGGCGCCGCCGAGCGTCGCCTCCACCAGGGGGAGTCCGAGGAATCCGAGATTCGAGTGATAGGACTGGACGACGGCGACGCTGCGCTGGCCCCGGGAGGCGCGGCGGCCGTGAACCAGCCAGGCGACGCCGATGACGGTCGCGAACACCAGCAGGACACCGCCGACCAGCGCCGGCGAGACGAGTTCGCCCAGCGGGCGGTCGTACGTCGAGGAGAAGACGAGCGCGGGCAGGGCGACGTAGAAGGCGATGTCGTTGAGCCACCCCGTCCGGCGCTCGGTCAGCAGGCCGACTCGACGGGCGGCGACGCCGGCGAGCAACAGCGCGAGCAGGTAGCCCAGCCGCGCGTACACCTCCATACCGGGGTGGAGCCGAGCGGCGCCTTTCAGGGTTCGGATCGCCGCCGATCTCGCCGGGAGCGGTCCCGCGGGAGCGCGTCTTCGCCGTTCGGACGGCGCTACCGCAGCGCGTCCCGCCGCTCGTCGGCGTCGAGGGCCACGTCGCCGGCGACGTGGCGACTACAGCGTTCGCACTCGTAGGAGACGCCGCCGTCGTCGTAGGTGCGGACGGCGGTCCCGAACAGGAACAGGGCGTCCTTCTGGCGGCGCGCGATGACGGCGTCGGCGTCCTCCCCGCAGTTGGGACACCAGTCCTTGTCGGGGGCGGGCTCCTGCCAGGTGATGCGGTGGCGGCCGATCGTCGCGTCGGCGTGGGCCTCCTCTTTCGAGGTCTGGACGACGGCCTCGGGCGGGACGGGGTCCGAGTCGACGACGTTGTCGAAACCGCTCTCGGCGGCGGTCGTGACGGAGACGTACGGACCGACGCTCACGCGGTTGTCGCGGCCGACGAAGAAGACGGTGGCGTCGACGCCTCGTCCCTCGATGCGGACCTCGTTGTCCCAGCCGACGACGTAGACGGTCAGGTCGTGTTTGCCCTCGGTCACCTCGACGGTGTTTTTCGCGCCGCGGACGCTCACGCCGTCGCGCGGGTCGCGAGCGTCGCGGGTGTGGTCCCAGCCGGTGACGGTCACGTCGTAGCCCGCCGGATCCGCGGTCGGCGTCGCGGCGCCGTCGTGGAACACCTGCTCGGCACCCGCCGGGTCTATCGCCTCGGCGGCGCCGCCCGCGACGAACACGTCTTCGACGCCCCGGATCACGACGTCGCCGGTGGCACCCTCGACGTAGCCGTCCTCGATGTCGCCCGTGACTTCGGTCGCCGCGTCGGGAGCGCTCTCGGTGGGGTCGTTCCCGCCGTCGCCGGGTGGGACGACGTCCGTGTAGACGTACTCGGCGTCGGCCAGGCGGAGGGTCCCGGCGACGCCGTCGGGACCGACGAACACGTCCGCGGCGCCGCGGAGACCGACCGGCGCCTCGTGACTGCCGGCGAGTCGCACGTCGCCGGAGTAGCGCTCGGTGCTGGCGTCGGAGGTATCGCTCATTGTGAACTCAGGTATCGTCACCCTACCGGGGGTCTCCACTTGAATCCCATCCCACCGTCCGCCGGTTCGACGGCCGCCGAACGTTTCCCACAGGTGAAACGATAATATAAAGATACTTGGTCGATCGCCGATGCGATAGTTGGTATGAAGCGCAGAAGCTTCGTACGCGGCAGTGCCGGGCTGGCGGTCGGTGCGGCGCTGACCGGCTGCCTTGGGACCGGGGGGAGCAACTCCCCGCCGCCCAGAAAGTCCGACGTGTTCGCGGACGTCGCCCTCCAAGAGACGACGCTGCAGATCCAGTTGCTGTCCGAGATCGAGATCGAGACGCGCCGGCAGAACCAGAGCAACCTCGGCGGCGGGGCGGTCGCCGCGCTCCTTCCGGTCGGTCGCGCTCGCGCGGCAAAGGGCGCCGCCGGTCGCGGCACCGGCGGCTACTCCTCGGCACCGAAACACTCGCGCCACGGGTGGGCCATCTGGCACGGCGGGGCCTACAGCGACGACTGGCGGGACGACCACGACGACGAGTTGCGGATGGCCGACGCCTCGGTCGCGACGCTCGGCGTCGCCTACCTGGGGACCGACGACGAGTACGAGAACGACGCGCCGGGACCCGGTCCCGGGTCGGTGTCCTGGGACGAGACCTGGGACGACCCGGAGGGCGGCGCCGACCTGACGGCCGACCTCACCGGGGTCTCGCCCGGCGACGCCGTCCGCGAGGGCTGGTACCGGGTCGGGACGGAACTGGTCTCCGCGGACGGCTCGACGAACTACGGCTGGCAGGCCGTCGACATGGAGGTCGACAGCGGTCTCGGCGGCGCGCAGATGGACAAGGCCTGGTACGTCAAGCCCAGAGTGTGAGCCACTGACCCCGATGGTCCGCGACAGCGACGACGACGCCGGCCGGGCGGACGCACCACCGGGCCGTTCAGCCGACGACGAGCCGTCGCTGTCTTCGGGTCCTCGCCTCACCGACCGGCGACTGTTGCTCGGGCTCACCTTCGTCGTCGCGTTCTGCTCGATCGCCTACGAACTGGTCTACTCGGAGCTGCTGACGGTGTTCTACGGCGGCACGGTCCTGCGCTACTCGATCACCATCGGCCTGTACCTGTTCTCGATGGGCGTCGGATCCTTCCTCTCGGCCCACCTCGACGACCCCGCGGGGAACTTCCTCCGGACGGAGGTGTACCTCGCGCTGGCCGGCCCCGCCGGCGCGGGGTTCATGATCGCGCTGAACGCGTTCCCCGACGTGACCCTGACCGTCGGTCGGCTCGCGCTGAAGGAGCCGCTGACGCTCGGGCTCGCCCACGTGCCGATCCTGGTCGTCGGCGTGCTCTCTGGGTTCGAGATTCCGCTGTTGAACGAGCTGGTCGAGCACCGCGAAGAGACGCTGTTCGCCGCGCTCGGTGGCGTCTACCCCCGAAGGGTCGTCCGCGGCGTCCTCGGTGTGTTCTTCTCGGTCTCCGAGGCGGAGGGGCGGTCGTTCTCGGAGGTGCTGGGCGTCGACTACCTCGGCGGCCTCGCCGGGACGGTCGTCTACGCGCTGGTCCTGTACCCCCGCTACGGCCTCGTCGTGTCCGTGCTGGTGCTCGGACTGCTGAACGGGCTCGCCGCGCTGGCGTTCGCGGCGTGGTCGGCTCGGGCGCCGGCCGCCCGCGGCGCCGACCGGTCGTTCTCGCTGGCGCGGTGGCGCGGGGTCGTCCTCGCGGGACTGCTGCTGACCGGCACCTACGGCGGGCTGGTCGCCAACGCCGGTGTCGTCGACCGGACGGTCACCGGCGCGTACATGGGCGACCGCATCGAGAGCGAGTACCAGCCCGGTAAGGCCGAAGTGACCGTCACCGGCTTCGAACGCACCCGCTACCAGCGGATCACCACCTACCGCCGCGACGTGGCCGGCGACCCCGGTACGGAGACCTGTCTCCGCCTCGACGGCGCGATCCAGCTCTGTGAGAGCTGGGTCGACTCCTACCACGCCGGCCTCGTCGACGTGCCGCTGTCGGCCTACGTCGACCGGTCGGGGACCGTCCGCGCGAGCCCGGGGTCAGACGGGCGGGCGAGCGACGTCGCCCGGACCGGCTCCGACGGGACCGACACTGCACGCACCGACCCGGAGACGGCCGGGAACGCGTCGTTCGACGTGTTGCTCGTCGGCGGCGGCGACTACATCGCCGTCGACCGCCTGCGCGACTACGAGGTGAGCGTCGACCAGGTCGACATCGACGGGGAGTTTCTCGCGTACTCGCGAAACGAGTCGCGCTTCGCCCGCTACAACGACGACGCCTTCGAGTACGACCGCCTGAACACCACCGTCGGCGACGCCTACAACTACCTCCGCGGCACCGAGCGGCGCTACGACCTGGTCCTGCTGGACGTGCCGGGCGCTCGCAGCGACGACGCCCTGTCGCTGTACTCGACGGAGTTCTACCGCCTGCTCCGGGGCCACCTGACCGACCGCGGGGTCGTCGCCACCTGGGCGTACTCGAAGTACTGGTTCCCCCAGCACCACAAGGTGTACGTCGAGACCGTCCGCGAGGCCGGCTTCGACCGGTATCTCCCCTACTCGGTGTACGAGGACCCGGACGGCGACGACGAGCTGGAACGCGGCGAGCGGTTCTACCTGCTTTCGGACGGCCCGGCACCGAAACCGAACGTCTCCCGCGCCCGCAGCGACTACCTCGACGCCGTCGCCGACCGCTTCGAGCGACTGGACTGGCGGCCGATCCCGGCCTACCGCGGCGTCGAACCGAACAGCGTCTTCGACCCCAACTACGACGTGATCGTCGACCCATGACATCCGAGACCCTCCAGTTCGTCTACGGCGACGCCCCGCCCGACGACGACGTGCGCGTGTTCGACTCGCTGACCCGCGAGCTGCTCGGCGCCGAGTTCACCTTCCGCGTCGTCGGCAGTTCCCACTACGTCAGCGCCCCTGCCTACGACTTCCACGAGCTGTCCACCTGCGACCCCGTCGACGCCGACGGCGCGACGACGCTGCGCCTCGACGGGCCGACGGTGGACGACGCCGATCCGTCGGAGCCCGCGGCCGACGGCACCGGCGGTTCGGACGGTCGCCGTCGCCTCACCTACGCGGCCGACGGGCTGGCCTGTGCGACGCGCGTCGAGCGCCGCCCGCTCAGGGCGTTCCCCGCGGACGGCGCGTTCGACGTGTCCTATCGGTTCGGCGAGGACGCCTACACCACGATCGACCTCGCTCCCGACGGCTACGAGACCTTTCACACATACCCCGAGTTCGACCTCGCGCTGTACACGAAGACGACCTTCGCGT
This DNA window, taken from Halosimplex litoreum, encodes the following:
- a CDS encoding cupin domain-containing protein, with product MGYHHVDPDDLDSTPDYPCDRREISDAAELAALHLATYEMAPGEQLPRVYHYHDSREEAFYVISGTLHVETPEAEFVVEESEVFVAEPESPHRAYNPEDAEESVRVLGTGAPKSDIAHPYDPDDEE
- a CDS encoding AEC family transporter; this translates as MEVYARLGYLLALLLAGVAARRVGLLTERRTGWLNDIAFYVALPALVFSSTYDRPLGELVSPALVGGVLLVFATVIGVAWLVHGRRASRGQRSVAVVQSYHSNLGFLGLPLVEATLGGAASGTAAVVLGIGVLVQTPLTVGSLIAINDADAAVADELRGVVTNPVLIALVAGLAVSTAGFGVPTIAATGLGAVSELALPVALLCVGASLEVVDADVDYGLTGTVVATKIGLMPAVAWVVFTLLAVDATAATAVVVMLGMPSAVSTYVYATELGGDAQLASLNVFATTLASLGTVGVILQVMG
- a CDS encoding DUF3060 domain-containing protein codes for the protein MSDTSDASTERYSGDVRLAGSHEAPVGLRGAADVFVGPDGVAGTLRLADAEYVYTDVVPPGDGGNDPTESAPDAATEVTGDIEDGYVEGATGDVVIRGVEDVFVAGGAAEAIDPAGAEQVFHDGAATPTADPAGYDVTVTGWDHTRDARDPRDGVSVRGAKNTVEVTEGKHDLTVYVVGWDNEVRIEGRGVDATVFFVGRDNRVSVGPYVSVTTAAESGFDNVVDSDPVPPEAVVQTSKEEAHADATIGRHRITWQEPAPDKDWCPNCGEDADAVIARRQKDALFLFGTAVRTYDDGGVSYECERCSRHVAGDVALDADERRDALR
- a CDS encoding twin-arginine translocation signal domain-containing protein, yielding MKRRSFVRGSAGLAVGAALTGCLGTGGSNSPPPRKSDVFADVALQETTLQIQLLSEIEIETRRQNQSNLGGGAVAALLPVGRARAAKGAAGRGTGGYSSAPKHSRHGWAIWHGGAYSDDWRDDHDDELRMADASVATLGVAYLGTDDEYENDAPGPGPGSVSWDETWDDPEGGADLTADLTGVSPGDAVREGWYRVGTELVSADGSTNYGWQAVDMEVDSGLGGAQMDKAWYVKPRV
- a CDS encoding spermidine synthase codes for the protein MVRDSDDDAGRADAPPGRSADDEPSLSSGPRLTDRRLLLGLTFVVAFCSIAYELVYSELLTVFYGGTVLRYSITIGLYLFSMGVGSFLSAHLDDPAGNFLRTEVYLALAGPAGAGFMIALNAFPDVTLTVGRLALKEPLTLGLAHVPILVVGVLSGFEIPLLNELVEHREETLFAALGGVYPRRVVRGVLGVFFSVSEAEGRSFSEVLGVDYLGGLAGTVVYALVLYPRYGLVVSVLVLGLLNGLAALAFAAWSARAPAARGADRSFSLARWRGVVLAGLLLTGTYGGLVANAGVVDRTVTGAYMGDRIESEYQPGKAEVTVTGFERTRYQRITTYRRDVAGDPGTETCLRLDGAIQLCESWVDSYHAGLVDVPLSAYVDRSGTVRASPGSDGRASDVARTGSDGTDTARTDPETAGNASFDVLLVGGGDYIAVDRLRDYEVSVDQVDIDGEFLAYSRNESRFARYNDDAFEYDRLNTTVGDAYNYLRGTERRYDLVLLDVPGARSDDALSLYSTEFYRLLRGHLTDRGVVATWAYSKYWFPQHHKVYVETVREAGFDRYLPYSVYEDPDGDDELERGERFYLLSDGPAPKPNVSRARSDYLDAVADRFERLDWRPIPAYRGVEPNSVFDPNYDVIVDP